Proteins encoded within one genomic window of Thalassophryne amazonica chromosome 23, fThaAma1.1, whole genome shotgun sequence:
- the LOC117505219 gene encoding ubiquitin thioesterase OTUB1-like yields the protein MAEEQQESSQGEMEGVNCLAYDEAIIAQQDRIQQEIANSNPLVSDTQGLSVLQQEYAEDDTVYQLKIKDLHKKYSYIRKTRPDGNCFYRAFGFAHLESLLDDSKELQKFKAVAAKSKLDLVNEGFTEFTIEDFHNTFMDLIELCEKQPSLQELLSSFNDQNVSDYVVVYLRLLTSGYLQREHGFFQHFIEGGRSVKEFCQQEVEPMSKESDHIHIIALAQALNVSILVEYMDRGEGGTVNHHVFPEGGDPRIFLLYRPGHYDILYK from the exons ATGGCGGAGGAGCAGCAGGAGTCTTCGCAGGGAGAGATGGAGG GAGTGAATTGTCTTGCATATGATGAGGCCATAATTGCTCAACAGGATAGAATTCAGCAGGAG atAGCAAACAGCAACCCTTTAGTGTCAGACACACAGGGCCTGTCTGTGCTGCAGCAGGAGTACGCCGAGGACGATACAGTTTATCAGCTCAAGATCAAG GACCTACACAAAAAATACTCATACATTCGTAAGACACGGCCAGACGGGAACTGTTTTTACAGAGCCTTCGGCTTCGCACACCTCGAGTCTCTGCTGGACGACAGCAAAGAGCTTCAGAA GTTCAAAGCAGTTGCGGCTAAAAGCAAACTGGACCTGGTTAACGAGGGTTTCACCGAGTTTACCATTGAAGACTTCCACAACACT TTCATGGATCTGATCGAGCTGTGTGAGAAGCAGCCGAGCCTGCAGGAGTTGCTCAGCTCCTTCAATGACCAGAACGTGTCAGACTACGTGGTGGTGTACTTACGGCTCCTGACCTCGGGTTACCTGCAGCGAGAGCACGGCTTCTTTCAGCACTTCATCGAGGGAGGGCGCTCGGTCAAAGAGTTCTGTCAGCAG GAGGTGGAGCCCATGTCCAAAGAAAGTGACCACATCCACATCATTGCCTTAGCCCAGGCTCTCAACGTCTCCATCCTGGTGGAATACATGGACAGAGGAGAAGGCGGGACAGTCAATCACCACGTCTTCCCCGAAGGCGGTGATCCACGCATCTTCCTCCTCTATAGACCCGGCCACTATGACATCCTGTACAAATAG